One Notolabrus celidotus isolate fNotCel1 chromosome 16, fNotCel1.pri, whole genome shotgun sequence DNA window includes the following coding sequences:
- the hepacam2 gene encoding HEPACAM family member 2, translated as MEATGGTALYVCSALFFFLTEVSTEYIHIPTLVHHGIEGRSLLLSVETHFSMDEVEIQGTWSHTRPSGTRATLVTFTKESTITHMMYRNHLLFRNPNVSLLIRKLNPDDEGDYTLDLNIEFHNKTGLVIKEKTVHVTVDVPISSPVIEKNPSYAVIEDKANATLSCSVERGTRVVFQWLRDNVALSPNDRYHFSQENSTLFISPVRKEDKGTYRCVASNPVSPGRHSRAVELNVYYGPYNLEVNSGQGLRTGEVFTINPGELVFFECQADSNPPNSYVWISKSRNTTQVITEGPRLEVRSYRLAQAEEYLCRAFNNVTQKQDEAQFTLVVASLGPGKEKHTQDGSSVSPLVAITVCSFFIIGLMLLFFLRRTCHPKRVLINIYKRPLSEQKRPHRSGHEDATEDFGIYEFVSIPGKMESAQDSCRSLARLESVQDMHTTIYDVIRHVPETPTHSLLK; from the exons ATGGAGGCCACAGGAGGGACAGCGCTTTatgtctgctctgctctcttcttctttctaacAG AGGTCAGCACCGAGTACATCCATATCCCCACTTTAGTCCATCATGGTATTGAAGGGAGGTCCCTGCTCCTGTCTGTTGAGACCCACTTCTCCATGGATGAAGTGGAGATCCAGGGAACTTGGTCCCACACTAGGCCGAGTGGCACCAGAGCAACGTTGGTGACATTCACCAAAGAGTCCACGATCACCCACATGATGTACCGGAACCACCTCCTATTTAGAAACCCTAACGTTTCGTTGCTTATCCGGAAATTAAACCCGGATGATGAGGGGGATTACACACTGGACCTCAACATTGAGTTCCATAATAAGACAGGACTGGTCATCAAGGAGAAGACTGTGCATGTAACAGTTGATG TTCCTATTTCATCTCCAGTCATTGAGAAGAACCCGTCGTATGCTGTGATTGAGGACAAGGCGAATGCAACCTTGTCTTGTTCTGTCGAGAGAGGAACAAGAGTTGTTTTCCAGTGGCTAAGGGACAATGTTGCACTTAGTCCCAATGACAGATACCACTTCTCCCAAGAAAACTCCACGCTGTTTATTAGTCCTGTAAGAAAAGAGGACAAAGGAACGTACCGCTGTGTGGCCAGCAATCCTGTGAGCCCGGGTCGTCACAGCAGGGCCGTGGAACTCAATGTCTATT ATGGCCCCTACAACCTGGAGGTGAACTCGGGCCAGGGCCTGCGGACAGGAGAAGTGTTCACCATCAACCCTGGGGAGCTGGTCTTCTTCGAATGCCAGGCTGATTCTAACCCACCAAACAGCTACGTCTGGATTTCTAAGAGCCGCAACACCACTCAGGTCATCACGGAGGGCCCACGGCTAGAGGTGCGCTCCTACAGACTTGCCCAGGCTGAGGAGTACCTGTGCCGAGCCTTCAACAACGTGACGCAGAAGCAGGACGAGGCCCAGTTTACTCTGGTGGTGGCCAGCTTAGGGCCAG GAAAAGAGAAACACACCCAGGACGGCAGCTCTGTTTCCCCTCTGGTGGCCATCACTGTCTGCTCTTTTTTCATCATCGGCTTGATGCTGCTGTTCTTCCTCAGGAGGACCTGCCATCCAAAGAGAG TTCTTATCAATATCTACAAAAG GCCGCTTTCGGAACAGAAACGACCACATCGTTCAG GTCACGAGGATGCAACTGAAGACTTTGGTATCTATGAGTTTGTGTCCATACCCGGGAAAATGGAATCTGCACAG GATTCATGCAGATCTCTGGCTCGTCTTGAGTCGGTTCAGGATATGCACACCACCATCTACGATGTAATCAGACATGTACCTGAAACCCCGACTCACAGTTTGCTGAAGTAA